The genomic interval ACTTTTCAGGTGTGTATATTTCGACAACTCTCTCTAAATTTACGTTACGTTCTTTTTTCAACCTATCCCCATCTCTGTTCTCTCACATTCATGATCTTATGCACATTCTGGATCAGAGGTCAATCAAAAGCCATATATGATCCCCATTTGAAGGATTGTCTTGAATAGTTGATTGTCACCAACCTTAAGTTTCTGAATTGGTTTCTTCTCGGATTTTGAAACAAATGCCTTTCAGAAATCCAGATCATGCATTGTTAGAATGAATCTCAGACAGTGTCTAACATCAATGTAGAATGAAAACCTAAAATACTGCACATGTACTGATGTACCACCTTTAAATCTGTAGTTTCTGAACACTTCATTAGATTGGAAATGCATATTGCCTGTGTGTATTTATATTACGTACCTGTCTATAATCGTGTAAAGCTGAacggtcttcttcttctggatGAAAGTGAAAGGCCGGGGCTCTATTTGTTGTAGAAGTTGGAACAAACCTACATGTTTGCTCATCAGTTTGATCTGTCACTATAAAgttccatacataaaatgacaTTCTCATTGTCTAATGTGAAGTATTGTAGCTCAGTAGCGCTTGTAGCTAGGAGTatgttttttggtttttgatgTTTCTGTGATGAGAACTTTTACCTGTTATACTGCAGCTGCGGATGAGAATCTAGGATTCCAGTCTAGACCTCCCATACCAGGACTGAATCCTCCATCAAATCAGTTAGGAAATGCATTTTCTGGAGCTGGGTCAGGACTCATCCGAGAGGGATTGGGTGCTTATGGGAAGAGAATTTGCGGATCAAGTTCGCAGTATGTGCAAAGCAATGTAAGTAGTCCTAATGGTCTGGAATTGAGGATTGAACTATTAGTTTCTCGTAGACCAACTCCAGTTTCTAAGATAATCGGGCAATAGAATGAAGTTATGTGACCTATGTCAGTATATGAATAAAAATCTTTCTTGCTATATAGTACGTCTATAAAGTACGTCTTAAGAGTTTGCTATTATGGATGTGACACACACCTTGGAAGCCTACTTTGGGGCACTTTAATCCCTTGTGATGATCTTGAGTATGATCACCATATAATTCAATGTTTTAGAGAAATGGCATGATATATTGTTCTCttggtttgaattttttttttcaccctCTTTACTGTGTACTGCTAAATGAGCAGATAATCAAGTGCTTCTCGGATCCTCAATACTACTTCCAAGTGAATGCGCACTATGTCAGGAACAAACTGAAGATAATTCTATTTCCATTTCTTCACCGGGTATGCAGAAATCTAAAGTTAAAATGATGCATATGTAGTCCGGAAAGATTTAAGTCATTATATATACCAGTATTACATTCTAATGTTCTCTATCTCCTTTGCTTTAGGGACACTGGACCAGAATAACAGAGCCGATTGGAGGCAGGCTTTCCTATAATCCTCCAATTAATGACATAAATGCTCCAGATTTATACATTCCATTCATGACATTTGCGACATACTTGGTTCTTGCTGGCATCTCACTCGGCCTTTCTGGGAAGTAAGTCTCACAAATCCTCAATATGCAATTTTTCCAGTAACATCCTCTTAAAATCTACTTATATTACTGCCAATTGCCTCACTTAACATCCTTTCATACAATAGTATTATGAATTAGTTCCAACATTCTAAATTCTATTCCATGCCAGATTTAGTCCAGAAGCCTTAAATTGGCAGTTTGTGAAAGGAATTTCAAGCTGGCTATTCCAAGCAATGTTGTTGAAGGCATCATTGACTTCGCTAGGGGGCGGAGAGGCACCATTGTTGGACATGATAGCATATGCTGGGTACACATTCACAGGGTTGTGTGTTGCTGTTGTAGGGAGAATCACATTGAGCTATGCTTACTACTTGATAGTCATATGGACATCCATGTGCTCAGGCATCTTCTTGGCTAAAACGATTAGGCTAACTTTGTATGCCGAGGCAAGGAGTTACGATGTCACCATCCATAACTATCTCTTGCTTGGGATTGCATTTTCCCCATTCCCATTTATCTTCTGCCTCAGCAACCCAACCGGGAATTGGATTTCCTGAATCAGCTATATCAGTGCATATACAGAACTCACTGCTCAGACACTGGTAGCAAGCATGCATGCTAAATCTTCCTGTTCATGACAAGGACTTGAATACTTCAAGCTTGGTTGCCGGAGTTGTTTTAACCCGGGATTTCTTTGTCATGCTAATCATTTTTTTAGTATTATCGTAGAACTAGATTGGTAACTCAATTTTTTGCAGCCTCCACTTTATAGTGATACGAGTTCATGAACTTCTTAATATTTCTTATTTGCTGATGAAAATTATTTGATTCTATCAAGCTTGTAACGCTTTACTCTCAGTTGGTTCTTACTCGACAGTGTCAGTCTTAGTCATTGCCTCATTGGCATTTTGCAGTAATGCAGTTTCACGTATCACAAGACTTGTATTGAGATTTGAGAATGCATTTTCACATAACTTATAACTTGGTTGTGAAGTCTTTAGCTTGAAGAATAGTATACGTAAATGTTAGTCGTGCTTACGGAAATGATAATTGAAACCATACATAATCCACAAGAAAATTAGGAATAAGTCTTTCTAGACCGTTCAGTGGCGGACTTACATAGGAGCAAGCCCAGCTCCAGCCCAGTAGGTTTCAAAAGCCtacattggaaaaaaaaatagtctgGTAATTAGAAAGAGCATACCCAGTGAGGCAGTGACTCACTtacctaaattttttttcgCTAACTTAAATTTTAAACcttggatccgccactggtaCCGTTTTGGTTtcgtatttttattttgtgtcATCATTGTACTCATTTCGTAATGTTAGTGAGATTTAAACTCGTGACCTCATTTCCTCAATTTTCTATCAGCCATAGCTCACCAATATTGCGCTTCTCATCACACACAGCCCTTAAAATGTAACAAAGCCTTGAGGCACACCTATGCAAAATGGTCGTGCCACTCCTCACATTATTAGACTACCAATATTATGAGCCAGAGCCACTCAACCACAGTGGCTCTAACGAACCCAGCATTCCCGCCAAATTCAAACACAAAATCCCAAAACCGAAGAGAACTCATCTCCTTGTTACAGAAATGGGAGCCCTATCAAATCCCACAAATACGTTCCAAAATCATAAGAAACGGCCAGGACCAAGACCCATTCATCGTCTTCGAGCTTCTTCGTCGCTGCCCCAACCTCGCCTCCATAGACTACGCCGTTAAGGTTTTCCGACGCACCCAATCCCCCAATGTGTATCTCTACACTGCTCTCATTGATGGCCTCGTCTCCTCCGGCTATTACCTCGACGCCGTCCGTCTCTACTTTGAAATGGTCAGTGGGTTTATAATATTCCCGGACAAATACGCCATCACTTCTGCTTTGAAAGCTTGCGGCTTTGGGTTGGTTTTGTATGAGGGCAGGGAAGTCCACGCCCAGGCTGTGAAGCTTGGGCTGTCGACGAATCGGTCGATAAGGATGAAGCTGATGGGTCTTTATGGGAAATGTGGTGTGTTTGAGAGTGCACGAAAGGTGTTCGATGAAATGCCTGAGAGTGATGCGGTCTCGGCGACGGTTATGATTAGTTGTTATGCTGATTGGGGAGGCGTGGGGCGTTTTTGACCGGGTCAGGGAGAAGGATACGGTTTGCTGGACTGCGATGATTGATGGATTGGTTAATGACTATGGCTTTGGAGGTGTTTAGGGAGATGCAGAGGAGGAATGTGAGGCCGAATGAAGTTACATTGGTGTGTGTTTTATCTGCGTGTTCGCATTTGGGGGATTTGGAGCTTGGAAGATGGGTTTGCTCGTATATGGATAAGATTGGGATTGAATGGAATTACATTGTGGGGGGTGCTCTGATTAATATGTGTTCGAGGTGTGGGGATATCGATGGGGCGGTAGAAGAGGGATGTCAGTACCTATAATTCCATGATTGAGGGGCTTGGTATGCATGGGAAGAGTGCCACAGCTGTTGAAATGTTTTGGGAAATGATGAACCGAGGCCATAGGCCAAATGATATTACTTTTGTAGCCATGGGGGCTTGGTGGAGTTGGGGTTTGAGATATTTCATTCCATGAGTAGCAGTCACGGCATTCAACCGCAAATAGAACACTATGGATGCATGGTTGATCTTCTAGCTCGTTCAGGGAAGATCAAAGAGGCTTATAGTTTCattgaaagaatgaaaattaaaCCAGATCATATCATATTGGGGGCTTTGCTAAGTGCTTCTAAGATCCATGAGAATCTTGAATTAGGAGAAAGGGTAGCCGAAATGTTGGTAAATTGTGACAATGCAGATTCTGGAACTTACGTTTTGCTGTCACGTGTATGTTGCATCGGGGAAGTGGAGGGAGGCTGCAGAAGTGAGAGCCTTGATCAAGGAAGCTGGAACTCCTAAGGAGCCTGGTTGTAGTTTGATTGAAGTGAACAATGAGATCCATGAGTTCCTATTGGGAGACACTAGAAACCCACAGAAAGGAAACATTTAGGAGCTAAACTCTGTTAAAAAGGGAAGGATACTCGCCGTGACAGAGGTGGTTTTGCATGATATTGGAGAAAGGCAAAAGGCACTGGCGATACATAGTGAGAGGCTTGCCATATGCTACGGACTAATCTCTACTAAACCATGTACCACTTCAAGGATAGTAAAAAATATGAGGGTTTGCAATGACTGCCACTCAATGATCAAGTTGATAGCTAAGATTACTAAGAGAAAGATAATAATGAGGGATCGCCATAGGTTCCATCATTTTGAGAACGGGGCTTGTTCTTGTGGTGATTACTGGTGAAAGGAAAAATTGTACAAATATCTAACAGCTATTAAGCCtggctttcttttcttttctttgatctCAATAGTTAGATCCGAAAGTAATATACAAATGGTTGACATATATAGCAacaaataacaataaaaataatttcatatgacccaACAAATGATCAACTGAGCTTCAATTCCATTATAAGGAAAACGTTACATCATGTTTCACATAACCTCGAAGGCTGATATTAGTCACGCAGTTAAAAGCATATCACGGTACAAATCCTAAACATCTAAAACCAAATAACAATAACATTTAAGAATCCATCTCTATCAAGGACTTTGAGGCTGTATCCATGTTCTTTCTTTTGAGGCTTCAGAATCTGGCTCATGCAGAACACAACATTGATGCTACtggaaattaacaaaaaatagCCGCCAAACCACAAGAATGTAGAACCCCCACGGTGCTCTTCAAGCTTCTTTACCTTGTCTTGTGCTTCTTCGACTTCTTAATATACTGGTCACTATTAAAAGAAATTGCTTCCATACCAGTTGAACCAGGCCCTTCCTTAATTTTTGTATTAGGCCCTGTTGTACAGGGCTCTTGCATAACCGACTCCCCCTCAttttctcttctcctcttACTCCTAAAAATTCTATCATCCGTTAGAATGCATAAGCCACTCAGTAATTGTTTTCCCTCACCGGAAAGGTCTTAAAAGTTTAAGCTTACTGgtcaaagaaagagaaaacgtATGACTTCCAAGTTATACAAACCTGACTGTAAGTGCATCATCTTCCTTATCTTTATCCAAAAAGCGAATACTCCCTGTGTGAGCCGAACGCAAAGAACCATTTATGTGCAGTGTCTCCACATCAAAACTGCAAAGGTGAATAACTGTCATGAAAATCCACGCAGGCATAAACAATTCAAATAGGAAGCCAAAGCAGTGAAGGGGGATGATGATAAGACCAAGTCAACTATCCAAAGTCTTCTAATACAGCCAAAAACGTAGGACAGTGATGAAATTATCATTCATATAACAAAGTTGAATACAATAATCACCAGATCTTACAGCAAAACACAATCAtttacccccccccccccacccaCTACCTCATTACCATAAACTGGAAATGCTTGTGAACTTCTCTTTAATATTAGCAGTACCTTAAAGTTTAAATGCAGAACCAAAATCAATTGGTAATGCACCTACTTTAACTACCACATGTAAATCACTATAACGCCTGATCCGGATACCCATCACATGTTCTCTGATAACCATTGACACTAATCCTTCAGGAGCttaaatagaagaagaagagaccaGCAGATATGTACCATTATGTTTGAATGTAATAATTAAAaaagcaaaataaagtgtAGGTTACCTGTTGACTGAGAGTCGTATCATAGTTCCAACTTTTATTACATGCCGCTTCTGATATCGGCTAATATATACTTGCTTGCCACGTTTCTGAGGAGTACTGACATATCAGAGAGGCCAAAAGAATCTATATGGTTAAGAACATAAACATTGAACCCAGTAATGAAGAAATCTTCTTACATTCTTATATTTAAACTCCTCGCGAATATCTTCCTCTTTTATGAAGGCACATGAAAAGCCGAGAACAATGACAGAAATGGATCTTCGTGTGACTTTCACCACCTTCCCTTCTGAAGACACATCACATTAAAAAACAATAATTACTAATGTACAAATTTATAGtagtcaaatcaatgataaATACAGCATGTCTGGCAGATACAATAACAAGATGCTGAAGAtccctcttttttctttttaatcacAGTACAAATCACGTCCAAACTTATTAATCAAAGTATCACTGCCAAAGGAACAAACTTTTGTTTATCTATGTTGCTACATTATTCAACAATCAACATCAAGGACAAGAAATACTACCTACAAGCATATTGGGCTTTGGAGAGAAGAGTAACAGCTTTGCTCTTAGGTTCACAGCAAAATAAGGATAAACCCCATTGAGAATCTTTGCATCCTTAGACGAAATGTCAAACTTGTAAGCAACTAAGGCACCATCCAAATTATCATCAAACCTGTATTGGACACCAGAGAAAGACTGTTAAATGCATAAATACTCAGCAGCTACCACACTGTCCATGATTACCACAATAGTTAACACTCCGATATTCCAACAAGGGCCATAAACGGGCACATAGAGACATACAAGAGTCAACTGCTGATATCCATGCATTCACGAAAGTAATGCTCATTAAAACAACAGAAATCGGATATCATTTAACTTAACATGTACTTATTTGATGCCaagtgacaaaaaaaaacgcGCTATCTACACTAGGAACTAGGAAGTCTTAGAAACTTTTTATCATTGCAAGCAAATTGGCAAAACCTCCCTGAAACCAAATAAAGGAAAATCCTTTGCTTCTACAAATATATAGTTTATCGTTTTTTCTGCAAACATAGTCTCCAAAAACTCAAttgttctctctcttttttttcagGAAATTGACTAAACCAAGTTAACCAATACAGAAAGCAATGATCTTTATGAGCAATTTCAAGTGGGCAACACAGAAACCAACCGTACAAATATGACCCAAGATTACAAAAACTGAtaagaatcacaaaagttcaaATAAACAAGAGATAGAGCGGTGGAGAAGTACTTGAAAATCATGGAGCTGAGCTCGTGGTGAATTGCGGCGTTGACGTCGCCGCTCTTGGAGGGGTGTAAGAATACTTTGAGATTTGTGTCCGAAATCCCCAAGCCCTCCATTACCGGAGCTAGGGGTTTAACAACGGCAGAGCCCTAAAACCCTAGACTGGCGTTGCCACAAGGTAAATTTGACTGCGGGACACAGTTGCTCGGGTGCTGTCCACGAAAGTCTTGTTCTCTACCTCCTTTGAATTGGAAGGGTTTTTAGACGCCTAGTGTTCTTGGGCCGGCAACCGGGTCGTGGCCCTAACCAAGCGGGTCGGTCCCGTCTCAGTGGTTCCACATTATGTCATTAAAACGTAGTCGTTTCAAAGGCTGTCTTCATTAagtagtaaaaaaaaatgtcttCATTGATTAAATTTGAATACAATTTCCATTCCAAGTTgaatttcatcaaatcaacAACTAGAAACTACAACTTTGTATGAAAGAAATGGTGTGTATTGTGGCGCATGAAAAACTAATCCGCTTGCCTTTAGCAAGCCCAATTTAAATTCATTAACTTCTATCTTTACATATCAAAATGTggcacaaagaaaaaaaaatagatctACTCAGAAAGTGAGAAAACCGAATAGTGAAGGAAAGACTGTTATTAAACCAATATAAGGAAAATGATTTCTTATATTATGCACACTAGCATTGGCCCACACCTGATGTGTGTgggaatttctttttcttttacaattttatttttcaataaaatgtGGGGAATGTAGTTTATTTGCAAATTATAGGATAGATCATGCAGACAACTTTCAACAAGACTATCTCCTTTCtcgtaaaattttattttccaaaaattgtGGGAAATGTAGTTAACGTGGGGATAGAAGTTACATGATTTAGATAACTTTCATCCGCGTTATcagtttttttattataaatttatttacgtCTATTATTTTGCTATTTacttttatatcatttatttattaaaatctGAATTTAATTAACCGATAGtttaaagttattaacgtaTTTTCACATGTGTTTTGGTTGACAGAGTCTGTTTGGGTTATAAGAGTATAGATAGTTGAGGAGCTATCTCCTTATTTAACGGTGAACATCATGTCGTGAATAAAATCTTTTGGTGCGCAATCTTATGGTTCAATGTTGAAGACTTGAACCGCGTGATATCGATCCTATCATTCATAGAAGGAAATGTAGAGTGTACTCCTTCTATATGTCACTTGTACATATATACTTGTACGTATATGTTCATTGATAAATGCGTGATttaaattttggttttgggCATAGAAACTTTGACGCATGTCCAACTGTCCAAAAAATCTTTTATGATAAGATTTTCAGGCAAGAAGCCATGGAAAATCTGTTGTCCTATAGTTGGTTGCTACTCTAGTTTAAGCTACCAGTCAATCAAAGATTGCCCCATGAAGCGACGGGTTTAGCTAGCTACTAGCTACATTGGACATTCTTGCTCATTTTACATTTGTTTACACGAGATTCACATTTGTGGACATAGGTCCGATGTCGCAATTGATATAATTAGCTAAGCATTGTGTCCACTATACATATACACAAACGCTAAGAAAGAAACTGTGCAGGCGACAACTTCACTCCTTCATTGCCTAAATTAGTTTATTTGTTAACGATGATAAACAACATGTAGGTATTAATCTTGTAATTGATGTGTAGTTCtattatttcttattttcccctttcttatatttatatgattttGTACTCTATAGTTACCATATGATAAATTGTCAATTGATATTCGTaagacataatttttttttaaaattgttCTTGTACAATTTTAAAAGGAAGGATCCATTTATGCTATTTTACTAAAATAGTTTGACCCGTTATATTTTGAAATATTAGTTTCAAGTCAATGTCATTTCTGAGTGTCTTTTATTGCAACTTTTTTAGGTTAGTTAGGACATAAAATACTGTTACAAAACCAGAAACAAACCTCAGTCTTTCCAATGTCTTTAATCCCTCACCAAGATAAAGTCTTGTAGTCTCCAAAACCATTTCAAAAGGCACAACATAAAAATCCTCACTATCAGACCACAACAACAAAAGCAAAGCATCTCCCTTTGCCTCCCAAtcccttttctttcattttcagaTTTTCCCCATCTCtccaaacaaacacaaaaaccCTTCACGCAAACAAACACCTGAAACCAGCAACCCCACAAATCCCCTCTCCTATTATTAGAACAAGCAGCAGAACAGAAACCCAAGTGCTACATTAACAATCTCAGACCACCATGGATGAGTATATATAGCACACACAGCCTATTCTCATTTTCCATTTCTGGCTTCTAAGTTCTAACCCATCAAATTGACCATCTTTTTGCCACTTCTTATTCATTTTTCAGATCTGACGACTACCCAAAAGACCATTACTCCGGCCAGCAGAGAGTGACATCCATGTCTTCCTCCACCACAAGCGTCCACGTCACCGCCCTCGACGGCCTGGTCAACGTCAACTCCCTCTTCACCATTGCAGTCTTCGTGGGTCTCTCCCTGACCGTGCCAGGACAAAAGAGCCTCGAGAACCGGACAGCCTGCGACGCCGGAA from Argentina anserina chromosome 2, drPotAnse1.1, whole genome shotgun sequence carries:
- the LOC126784655 gene encoding uncharacterized protein LOC126784655; its protein translation is MGHFSAADENLGFQSRPPIPGLNPPSNQLGNAFSGAGSGLIREGLGAYGKRICGSSSQYVQSNIIKCFSDPQYYFQVNAHYVRNKLKIILFPFLHRGHWTRITEPIGGRLSYNPPINDINAPDLYIPFMTFATYLVLAGISLGLSGKFSPEALNWQFVKGISSWLFQAMLLKASLTSLGGGEAPLLDMIAYAGYTFTGLCVAVVGRITLSYAYYLIVIWTSMCSGIFLAKTIRLTLYAEARSYDVTIHNYLLLGIAFSPFPFIFCLSNPTGNWIS
- the LOC126784057 gene encoding LOW QUALITY PROTEIN: putative pentatricopeptide repeat-containing protein At5g59200, chloroplastic (The sequence of the model RefSeq protein was modified relative to this genomic sequence to represent the inferred CDS: inserted 7 bases in 4 codons; substituted 1 base at 1 genomic stop codon); the protein is MSQSHSTTVALTNPAFPPNSNTKSQNRRELISLLQKWEPYQIPQIRSKIIRNGQDQDPFIVFELLRRCPNLASIDYAVKVFRRTQSPNVYLYTALIDGLVSSGYYLDAVRLYFEMVSGFIIFPDKYAITSALKACGFGLVLYEGREVHAQAVKLGLSTNRSIRMKLMGLYGKCGVFESARKVFDEMPESDAVSATVMISCYADWGGDTVCWTAMIDGLVNDXMALEVFREMQRRNVRPNEVTLVCVLSACSHLGDLELGRWVCSYMDKIGIEWNYIVGGALINMCSRCGDIDGAVXKRDVSTYNSMIEGLGMHGKSATAVEMFWEMMNRGHRPNDITXCSHGGLVELGFEIFHSMSSSHGIQPQIEHYGCMVDLLARSGKIKEAYSFIERMKIKPDHIILGALLSASKIHENLELGERVAEMLVNCDNADSGTYVLLSXVYVASGKWREAAEVRALIKEAGTPKEPGCSLIEVNNEIHEFLLGDTRNPQKGNIXELNSVKKGRILAVTEVVLHDIGERQKALAIHSERLAICYGLISTKPCTTSRIVKNMRVCNDCHSMIKLIAKITKRKIIMRDRHRFHHFENGACSCGDYW
- the LOC126784415 gene encoding uncharacterized protein LOC126784415 isoform X2, which gives rise to MEGLGISDTNLKVFLHPSKSGDVNAAIHHELSSMIFKFDDNLDGALVAYKFDISSKDAKILNGVYPYFAVNLRAKLLLFSPKPNMLVEGKVVKVTRRSISVIVLGFSCAFIKEEDIREEFKYKNKRGKQVYISRYQKRHVIKVGTMIRLSVNSFDVETLHINGSLRSAHTGSIRFLDKDKEDDALTVRSKRRRENEGESVMQEPCTTGPNTKIKEGPGSTGMEAISFNSDQYIKKSKKHKTR
- the LOC126784415 gene encoding uncharacterized protein LOC126784415 isoform X1; translated protein: MEGLGISDTNLKVFLHPSKSGDVNAAIHHELSSMIFKFDDNLDGALVAYKFDISSKDAKILNGVYPYFAVNLRAKLLLFSPKPNMLVEGKVVKVTRRSISVIVLGFSCAFIKEEDIREEFKYKNKRGKQVYISRYQKRHVIKVGTMIRLSVNSFDVETLHINGSLRSAHTGSIRFLDKDKEDDALTVRIFRSKRRRENEGESVMQEPCTTGPNTKIKEGPGSTGMEAISFNSDQYIKKSKKHKTR